Part of the Oligoflexia bacterium genome is shown below.
TTCCGACTTAATTTTTGAGTGACGGCATCGAATCTTTTGTAATAAGTGCCGGCGCAAGAGTAGGGCTTGTCGGTGCCTTCTACGACGTTGACGACGACAATGTTATTCACGTTTTTTACATCGACTTCGATTCTTGGATCACAATTTCGGCCCAGTCCAAAAATTTCAGCCTTAATTGCCCAGTGAGCTTAGCGCCTTTGATCGAGCCGTCATCGGCAACTCCCAGAAGGATTTTGCCACCCTTGGAGTTGGCGAAGGCTACAATGTCGTGGGCAATTTTAGATGTATATCTCTCTTTGAATTCGACAGTAAGCCCTTCGCCTTCTTTGATCAGTAATAAGAGATTCTCTTTTTTCGTCATACCAATACCCCAATCACGAAAGTGCTTCGATGTAAGGTCTCACTCGATGGGCAACACCCAGTTTGATGGCTGTATCCAAAATTTTACCTAAGTTTGATTTTCTCGATGATATCGCATTTCTAAGGGCTGTAATCCCAATTTGAATCCCCAATTTCTCTCGCTGAACCAGACAGTCCACAATTGTTCTCTCGATTTTCGTGATT
Proteins encoded:
- a CDS encoding ATP-binding protein, giving the protein MTKKENLLLLIKEGEGLTVEFKERYTSKIAHDIVAFANSKGGKILLGVADDGSIKGAKLTGQLRLKFLDWAEIVIQESKSM